A single window of Pseudomonadota bacterium DNA harbors:
- a CDS encoding outer membrane protein transport protein yields the protein MPIKHIYLYFFLLWPTVSLAGGPVHGSKAAGMGTAFIAVADDPSAILHNPAGISYIEGNNLYGGFTTIAPSSSYESNTGEQEDTDFQLFFPPHLYYTRESEFKDITLGIGLYSPFGIGGRKWSDTGLTRYLSTEGSIATVAVNPTVSWKFHPTASLAIGLDYMYARKEGSRMIDFGTGDGLSNIEADGGGWGYNFGLLWSAPDNFRIGLAYRSSINVKFEGELTVTGIAPALQSAFGGAGYTTDVSTESDFPESYGFGIAYIHNKKLTLAMDVELVRWSSFDQSHLDIANEVPAAGLVDSTTILDWEDSLQFKLGIEYRLNDKYSLRGGYAYIPTMVPEHTMDPGNPDADSHNISIGFGRFFNNWTLDGFYNLGLYEDRKVDNEILDGTYGNLVHAFGFSVLNRF from the coding sequence ATGCCGATAAAACATATTTATTTATATTTCTTTTTATTATGGCCGACTGTTTCTTTGGCTGGTGGTCCGGTGCATGGCAGCAAGGCGGCAGGCATGGGCACGGCGTTTATCGCGGTTGCCGACGACCCTTCCGCCATCCTTCATAATCCCGCCGGAATTTCTTATATCGAAGGAAACAATCTTTATGGCGGTTTTACAACCATAGCGCCTTCGTCAAGTTATGAAAGCAATACGGGGGAGCAGGAGGATACCGATTTCCAGCTCTTTTTCCCGCCGCACCTGTATTATACAAGGGAATCGGAATTCAAGGATATAACTCTTGGAATCGGCCTGTATTCTCCTTTTGGCATCGGCGGCAGAAAATGGAGCGATACCGGGCTCACCAGATATCTGTCCACCGAAGGAAGCATCGCCACTGTTGCGGTTAATCCCACCGTTTCCTGGAAGTTTCACCCGACAGCTTCTCTGGCTATTGGTCTCGATTACATGTATGCCAGGAAGGAAGGAAGTCGGATGATTGATTTCGGTACCGGTGACGGTTTGAGCAATATTGAAGCGGATGGGGGAGGATGGGGATATAACTTCGGTCTTCTCTGGTCTGCACCTGATAATTTTCGCATTGGCCTGGCTTATCGCAGCAGCATTAACGTTAAGTTTGAAGGCGAACTCACCGTAACCGGCATTGCTCCGGCACTGCAGTCGGCATTCGGTGGCGCCGGCTATACAACCGATGTGTCGACGGAATCAGATTTCCCTGAAAGCTACGGCTTTGGCATAGCCTATATCCATAATAAAAAATTAACTCTTGCAATGGACGTGGAACTGGTTCGATGGTCAAGCTTTGATCAGAGCCATCTTGATATTGCCAATGAGGTCCCTGCGGCAGGTCTTGTCGATTCAACGACCATTCTGGACTGGGAGGATTCACTGCAGTTCAAGCTTGGCATTGAATATCGCTTGAATGACAAGTATTCCCTCCGTGGCGGTTACGCCTATATCCCGACAATGGTGCCGGAACACACCATGGATCCCGGCAACCCGGACGCAGATTCACATAATATCAGCATTGGTTTCGGTCGATTTTTCAATAACTGGACATTGGACGGTTTCTACAATCTCGGTCTGTATGAAGACAGAAAAGTCGATAACGAAATTCTTGACGGAACATACGGTAATCTGGTGCATGCATTCGGTTTCAGCGTCTTGAATCGTTTTTAG
- a CDS encoding Ig-like domain-containing protein, whose protein sequence is MTFRWMFKTFWIYGLISIFLTMVLSGCGGGSDGGDSTPAAGEITALPEDGASSVSVLSDIKVTSTIELDPATIDETTVTLKILGKALPIQGDVSYDDVTDTVIFSPSKPLRYDVSYILNIAGVRYLSGSALADLEITFHTFHNPVDKIINYAAGSISQYTAYTYNASGLLTQYAYYNGPGADLEWLTVDDDISGYSASAYDADGNNTQRNSYNGPGPDAVWHTDDDQISDYYIYTYDAAGNMTRSLQHNTAGADGIWFTNDDITYNSTNIYDAAGNMTHLVNNGPGADGIWLNDDDIVNSYNIFTFDTLGNKTRSAYINDAGIDGIWFNDDDSVANYSDYSHDSFGNTLMTISYDGAGGDGIWFTSDDLKINHGTNVIDSNGNILAQTGFNGPGTDGVWQTADDDISSYTNRTYDAAGQLTQLASCNDPGTDGVWHTDDDQFSFYNTYTYDAAGNITILERFEDPGTDGVWFTDDDPKKSDYTYITDF, encoded by the coding sequence ATGACTTTCAGATGGATGTTTAAGACTTTTTGGATTTATGGACTGATATCGATTTTCCTGACAATGGTGTTGTCGGGCTGTGGCGGGGGCTCAGACGGCGGCGACTCCACCCCGGCAGCAGGGGAAATAACCGCTCTTCCCGAAGATGGGGCGTCTTCTGTCAGCGTACTTTCGGATATCAAAGTAACCTCCACCATAGAACTTGATCCTGCGACCATCGATGAAACCACGGTAACCCTGAAAATCCTCGGCAAGGCGCTTCCGATCCAGGGCGATGTTTCTTATGATGATGTCACCGATACGGTTATATTTTCCCCCTCAAAACCATTACGATACGATGTCAGCTACATCCTGAACATTGCGGGTGTTCGCTACCTGTCCGGCAGCGCCCTGGCTGATCTCGAAATCACTTTTCATACCTTTCACAATCCGGTTGATAAGATAATAAATTATGCAGCCGGCAGTATTTCGCAGTATACCGCATACACCTATAACGCCTCGGGACTTTTGACACAATATGCATACTACAACGGTCCCGGAGCAGACCTGGAATGGCTCACCGTTGACGACGATATAAGCGGTTACAGTGCATCTGCTTACGACGCGGACGGTAACAATACACAGAGGAACAGCTACAATGGACCCGGACCGGACGCCGTCTGGCATACTGATGATGATCAGATTTCAGACTATTATATTTACACTTATGACGCTGCCGGCAACATGACGCGCAGTTTGCAACATAACACTGCCGGCGCTGACGGCATCTGGTTTACCAATGATGATATTACCTATAATAGTACTAACATTTATGACGCTGCCGGTAATATGACGCACCTTGTGAATAATGGCCCCGGTGCCGATGGCATCTGGCTTAACGATGATGATATCGTAAACTCTTATAACATTTTCACCTTTGACACCCTCGGCAATAAAACCCGCAGTGCATATATCAACGATGCGGGCATCGACGGCATCTGGTTCAACGATGATGATTCTGTAGCAAATTATTCGGATTATTCCCACGACTCCTTTGGAAACACTCTTATGACCATAAGTTACGATGGGGCAGGCGGGGATGGCATCTGGTTTACGTCCGATGACCTGAAAATAAATCACGGCACAAATGTAATTGACTCCAATGGGAATATACTCGCCCAAACTGGATTCAATGGGCCAGGGACGGATGGGGTGTGGCAAACCGCAGACGACGACATATCGTCTTATACAAACAGAACCTACGATGCAGCCGGACAACTAACACAACTTGCTTCCTGCAATGACCCCGGAACGGACGGTGTCTGGCATACCGATGATGATCAGTTTTCGTTCTATAATACTTACACCTATGACGCCGCCGGCAATATAACCATCCTTGAAAGATTCGAAGATCCGGGTACTGATGGCGTATGGTTTACCGATGACGACCCCAAAAAATCAGATTACACTTATATAACGGATTTTTAG
- a CDS encoding choice-of-anchor D domain-containing protein, with amino-acid sequence MAQKIIIQLMCMFLWAGFASAVDLPKTGQTTCRDNFGTINCTNTGQDGDTQAGLAWPDPRFTDNGDGTLTDNLTGLIWLQNANCFGYLNFPDALTYANSVLQNNVCGLTDGSALGDWRLPNINELRSLINSGDNTVTWLNTQGFINVQDVDYVTSTTYAYDTTKVWRVELSSDYTLTYNKVSGGFNFLAVRGTSTGPAQVLRTGQSTSYLTGDDGDFQAGAVLPSPRFSDNGDGTVTDNITTLIWLKNAECFGKQGWYDALADANSLADGLCGLTDGSAAGEWHLPNRVEMRSLIDYSQSLPALTPGHSFVNLPSVNSVYWTSTNYGTDTAWYISMGDGGLATTSKLKVFPDGWYAWPVKGGGVVTPVPDITVTDSAAPATDLDVVFGDVTLNTSSDQTVTITNDGSADLVIGLIAQANPVAGAFSILNDTCSSQTLNPDASCTFTVRFTPDAVDAFVESFDIPSNDVDENPVTMVLHGNGIGTPAPDITLDVLQIPFGSVTENTTVDQVVTVTNNGNADLVLGTVGASDTLAAPYSIINDNCSAQTLTPTANCTLTVRFAPLGIGSFNDSFDVPSNDPDENPVTVNVSGTGAATPVADIAVSDSVTPADDHIIPFADLTVGVSGEQTVTIENLGSADLVIGQIAQNNPLAAPFTIINDNCSTQTIAPSASCTFTVRFAPIAAEAFSDSLDIPSNDPDENPVTINVSGTGLSAATNNPPSAPQLLSPANGQQGVATTLVTLTYLKGTDPDADPLTYELYLCTDSDPFNNCQPYVNPTAAVVAPKIPAGPGNGTMMLFAFTLTVLGAAHFLQRRKGLAVGMLLTAGVLLVSCSGGNHDPNQGSFTASNLAPDTTYYWSVAADDGNGGQTPSDTRHFTTGNEAE; translated from the coding sequence ATGGCTCAAAAAATTATTATTCAGCTTATGTGTATGTTTCTGTGGGCGGGTTTTGCCAGTGCCGTAGATCTTCCGAAGACAGGCCAGACGACCTGCCGGGATAACTTCGGTACGATTAACTGTACAAACACCGGTCAGGATGGCGACACCCAGGCGGGACTCGCCTGGCCCGATCCAAGGTTTACCGACAATGGTGACGGCACCTTAACCGACAATCTCACCGGACTCATCTGGCTTCAGAATGCAAACTGTTTCGGATATTTAAATTTTCCGGATGCTTTAACCTATGCTAATTCTGTTTTACAAAACAACGTATGCGGACTGACGGATGGTTCAGCCTTAGGCGACTGGCGGCTTCCCAATATAAATGAGCTGCGAAGCCTGATAAACTCTGGGGACAATACAGTTACCTGGTTGAATACCCAGGGGTTCATTAATGTGCAGGATGTAGATTATGTTACCTCCACTACTTATGCCTATGATACTACAAAGGTTTGGCGTGTGGAACTAAGTAGCGATTACACCTTGACCTATAATAAAGTCAGCGGGGGCTTTAATTTCCTGGCAGTACGTGGCACTTCAACCGGGCCAGCCCAAGTGTTGCGCACCGGACAGTCGACCAGTTACTTGACCGGTGATGATGGAGATTTCCAGGCAGGGGCGGTCTTACCGTCCCCTCGGTTTAGCGACAACGGCGATGGCACAGTCACCGACAATATCACAACTCTCATCTGGCTCAAAAATGCAGAATGTTTCGGAAAACAAGGCTGGTATGACGCTCTGGCAGATGCCAACAGTCTGGCAGACGGCCTCTGTGGCTTAACCGACGGTTCAGCTGCTGGTGAATGGCATCTCCCCAATCGGGTGGAGATGCGCAGCCTGATCGACTATTCGCAATCATTGCCGGCGTTGACGCCCGGACATTCTTTTGTAAATCTTCCATCTGTAAATAGCGTGTATTGGACTTCTACTAATTATGGTACGGACACAGCCTGGTATATTTCTATGGGCGATGGCGGACTAGCAACTACTTCAAAACTCAAGGTTTTCCCGGATGGTTGGTACGCCTGGCCGGTAAAAGGCGGCGGCGTTGTAACTCCTGTGCCGGATATAACCGTCACCGATTCAGCCGCACCAGCAACGGACCTTGATGTCGTTTTCGGAGATGTAACCCTAAACACCTCATCAGACCAGACAGTCACCATCACCAATGACGGCAGCGCCGATCTTGTCATAGGCCTCATTGCCCAGGCGAACCCGGTGGCAGGTGCGTTCAGCATTCTCAACGATACCTGTTCATCACAGACCCTGAATCCGGATGCAAGCTGCACATTCACCGTTCGTTTTACTCCGGACGCGGTCGATGCATTTGTGGAAAGTTTCGACATCCCCTCCAATGACGTGGACGAAAACCCGGTCACCATGGTGCTGCACGGCAACGGAATCGGTACACCCGCTCCTGATATCACCCTTGATGTTCTACAGATTCCCTTTGGCTCTGTCACCGAAAATACAACCGTCGATCAGGTTGTCACCGTCACCAACAACGGCAATGCCGATCTCGTGCTCGGCACAGTCGGGGCCAGCGACACTCTTGCCGCGCCTTACAGCATCATTAATGACAATTGTTCGGCTCAAACCCTGACGCCGACGGCAAATTGCACCCTCACGGTCCGCTTCGCCCCTCTGGGAATCGGCAGCTTCAATGACAGCTTCGATGTTCCCTCCAACGACCCGGACGAAAACCCGGTAACAGTGAACGTAAGCGGCACCGGCGCTGCCACACCGGTTGCGGATATCGCGGTCAGTGATTCCGTGACCCCGGCTGATGACCACATAATACCCTTTGCTGATCTTACGGTTGGAGTCTCAGGCGAACAGACGGTGACCATCGAAAACCTCGGCAGCGCTGATCTTGTAATCGGCCAGATCGCCCAGAATAATCCCCTGGCAGCGCCATTTACAATTATTAATGATAACTGCTCAACGCAAACCATTGCGCCGTCGGCAAGTTGTACGTTCACAGTCCGCTTTGCTCCCATAGCTGCGGAAGCTTTCAGCGACAGTCTTGATATTCCTTCCAATGACCCGGACGAAAATCCGGTAACAATAAACGTCAGCGGCACCGGCCTTTCGGCGGCAACAAACAATCCACCTTCGGCGCCGCAGCTGCTTTCTCCGGCAAACGGCCAGCAAGGAGTGGCCACCACCCTGGTGACCCTGACATATCTTAAAGGCACTGATCCCGACGCTGATCCGTTGACCTATGAACTCTACCTTTGCACTGACAGCGATCCTTTTAATAACTGCCAGCCATATGTGAATCCGACAGCAGCGGTTGTCGCTCCAAAGATACCTGCTGGTCCTGGAAACGGCACTATGATGCTGTTTGCATTCACTCTGACCGTGCTTGGCGCCGCCCATTTCCTGCAGAGAAGAAAAGGCCTTGCAGTCGGCATGCTGTTGACCGCCGGGGTTCTTCTTGTCTCGTGTTCCGGCGGCAATCACGACCCAAACCAGGGCAGCTTTACTGCCAGCAACCTTGCCCCTGATACGACCTATTACTGGTCCGTGGCGGCAGACGACGGTAATGGCGGTCAAACACCAAGCGATACGCGCCATTTCACCACTGGAAATGAAGCGGAATAA